The Ignavibacteriales bacterium DNA segment CAAAAAAGTTTTGTAATTACTATTGATCCGGATAAGAAAGTTGAAGAATATTTTGAGGACAATAATTTCTTCGCTAAGACTCTTTATTTTAAAAATGATATTGTTCCTCCAGATATTTATATAACATTTGATGATACGGAAGTGATAAATGGCGACTTTGTTTCGAGTGAACCTAAAATTAAAATTGCTTTAAGCGACGATTCACCGCTGCCGATAACCGATACAACTTCTCCAAAAATTTATTTAAATAAATCCCTATTTATTATGGCGGCAATTCTTCAGTTCTTACTCACTACAAACTCCTCCAATCCAAAATTTGTAGCCGAATACAATCCAACATTAAGTGATGGTGAATATTTACTGCGCATAGCTGCAAAAGATTTAAATGGTAATTTTTCCGACTCAGCTTCAAGCGAAATTCGTTTCATCGTTTCTTCCGAAGCGAAACTTTTATACGTTTATAATTACCCTAACCCTTTTGCGGATGAAACTTTTTTTACTTTCAAGCTGACACAAATACCGGATGAGTTTAAAATTAAAATATTTACTGTTGCCGGCAGACTGGTTAAAGAATTTTCCAAAGCCCCTTCCGAGCTT contains these protein-coding regions:
- a CDS encoding T9SS type A sorting domain-containing protein, which gives rise to MDLQSGDADAENFNVKVELINEDNSITVIQNELISTLPANSRKKFNVIYQTAATDTQKSFVITIDPDKKVEEYFEDNNFFAKTLYFKNDIVPPDIYITFDDTEVINGDFVSSEPKIKIALSDDSPLPITDTTSPKIYLNKSLFIMAAILQFLLTTNSSNPKFVAEYNPTLSDGEYLLRIAAKDLNGNFSDSASSEIRFIVSSEAKLLYVYNYPNPFADETFFTFKLTQIPDEFKIKIFTVAGRLVKEFSKAPSELNYDFNRIYWDGRDKDGDLIANGVYFYKVIMKKDQKIETTTQKLALVR